A window of the Cryptomeria japonica unplaced genomic scaffold, Sugi_1.0 HiC_scaffold_78, whole genome shotgun sequence genome harbors these coding sequences:
- the LOC131864168 gene encoding disease resistance protein Roq1-like encodes MASSSSSHQQNPELKAFSGIKPAGIRRKISESSRLFDVFINHRGPDVKQTLATQLYNSLEQLGIRTFLDSKEKELGNSFPSTIETAIRSAKVHIAIFSKGYAESPWCLDELLLMLETKAKIIPIFYQVMPSDLRHIESGVYAGAFIKYEKKGRYVEKLGEWKEALQSLSFIAGEEFQSDCKNIVATVQKELERKRYLHVATHPVGLNNLVKDFEMRCLEELAQDFENQCGLKEGKHSAKVVGIFGMGGSGKTTLSKELFNRKILSYSRASFLFDVREASVRNQLHSLQLKLLKDLFQNHDLRFTSPEEGTSYLKDSFQRSPHLSFLIVVDDIDYVEQLNALAVMDILNNIGDSLVIVTTRDVGVLITAGITVGYNLRGMDRNYGRELFCWHAFGQPHPSSGYEKLVDSFVDVCGGLPLSLQVLGRHVHGRNKDYWNLELVKVRKTLPRDIKNRLRISFHALDDEEKQVFMDIACFFIGKAKSIAERLLKGSGWNAQHALATLKNKCLVEEFKLRSRKGEVTIGLRMHDHLRDLGREMALELSPPHRLWRPQDLKVLESMGFKLILAKTNIRCYHSIFDKSLGSQVTFFVGQPRTWLETSASLLWLQLEGNSGEQPCIPSWIPLQNLQRLTIKGGQLKTLWENPVQAPSQLKELQICETSLIEFPDLLGVSKDSLENRGKSSSVKTPKTGLEKLEIGGEKFVSKILISGIHYHSLKSIKLHGMENLKELNLIRVKTLNCLDIKNCAKLKRLIGTSDLTNLVLLNINQCPDLEFEDLRLMGMKCLEGITFDRNVKLKYFELGDCQNLKSIDFGCEELVELTIRGCPELVELPAFLGPRSLERIIFDGCGKLECLELNGCQMLRSVSGNFDLKALYIYDCPELEMFPSLARPSCLRQIVIDSCEKLQNILGIDDLRGLRLMRLIYWNNAVIRDRIHKLKSVPSVGMDMIGRAVDGAESSFNEYLFSDVHIDLNAIIEIGSHETFLKWSELSAVIGCFLVVIDTSISEEGINKLLPLYGPKARQGEWIITMVACDISRYYYLRAIEGILRRYGILKKGFGIEVKKGEEYKIVGVLQIIVDRLYYL; translated from the exons ATGGCTTCTTCGTCGTCATCTCACCAGCAAAATCCGGAATTAAAAGCTTTCTCTGGAATAAAACCTGCCGGCATAAGAAGGAAGATTTCTGAATCTTCAAGACTGTTCGACGTGTTCATCAACCATAGAGGCCCTGATGTCAAACAAACTTTGGCTACTCAACTTTACAACTCCCTTGAGCAGCTGGGAATACGGACGTTCCTTGATTCCAAAGAGAAAGAACTAGGAAATTCGTTTCCTTCTACTATTGAGACAGCCATCCGCTCTGCAAAGGTACACATAGCTATTTTTTCCAAAGGATATGCAGAGTCACCTTGGTGTTTGGATGAGCTGCTTCTCATGTTAGAAACTAAGGCCAAAATTATCCCTATATTTTATCAAGTGATGCCTTCTGATCTCCGCCACATAGAAAGTGGAGTATATGCTGGTGCATTCATTAAATATGAAAAAAAGGGCAGATATGTTGAGAAGCTTGGTGAGTGGAAGGAAGCTCTTCAGTCTCTTTCATTTATAGCTGgagaagaatttcaaag TGACTGCAAAAACATAGTTGCAACAGTGCAAAAGGAATTAGAAAGGAAAAGATATTTACACGTCGCCACACATCCAGTGGGGCTTAATAATCTTGTGAAAGATTTTGAGATGCGATGCCTTGAAGAACTTGCACAAGATTTTGAAAACCAATGCGGGTTGAAAGAAGGGAAGCATAGCGCCAAGGTAGTTGGCATTTTCGGCATGGGTGGATCGGGGAAAACAACTCTCTCTAAAGAGTTGTTTAATCGAAAGATTTTGAGTTACTCTAGAGCAAGTTTTTTGTTTGATGTGCGAGAAGCATCTGTGAGAAACCAGTTACATTCTTTGCAACTTAAGCTTCTGAAAGATCTCTTTCAGAATCATGATCTCAGATTTACGAGTCCAGAGGAAGGAACAAGCTATCTCAAAGATAGTTTTCAAAGGAGCCCTCATTTAAGCTTCCTAATTGTTGTAGATGATATCGACTATGTGGAACAGTTAAATGCTCTAGCGGTCATGGATATCCTAAATAATATTGGTGATAGTCTTGTTATTGTCACAACCCGTGACGTTGGGGTGCTTATAACTGCAGGGATTACCGTCGGTTATAATTTAAGAGGAATGGATAGAAATTATGGTAGAGAACTCTTTTGCTGGCATGCCTTTGGCCAACCCCATCCATCTAGCGGGTATGAGAAGCTGGTTGACTCCTTTGTTGATGTTTGTGGAGGGTTGCCTCTGTCCCTTCAGGTACTGGGCAGGCATGTTCATGGTAGAAATAAGGATTATTGGAATTTGGAATTAGTTAAAGTTAGAAAAACTCTTCCTCGAGATATAAAGAACAGACTGAGAATAAGTTTCCATGCATTGGATGATGAAGAAAAACAGGTTTTTATGGATATTGCTTGCTTTTTTATAGGCAAAGCTAAGAGTATAGCTGAAAGGTTATTGAAGGGATCAGGATGGAACGCTCAGCATGCACTAGCAACACTAAAAAATAAGTGCCTTGTAGAAGAATTCAAACTTAGGAGTCGGAAAGGAGAAGTGACGATTGGATTGAGAATGCATGACCACCTGAGGGACTTGGGAAGAGAAATGGCACTTGAGCTCAGCCCTCCTCATCGCCTGTGGCGTCCTCAAGATCTGAAAGTTTTG GAATCAATGGGTTTCAAATTAATACTCGCCAAAACCAACATCAGGTGTTACCATTCCATTTTCGACAAGTCTTTGGGTTCTCAAGTTACGTTCTTTGTAGGCCAACCACGTACTTGGCTTGAGACATCAGCTTCCTTACTATGGCTCCAGCTAGAGGGCAATTCCGGAGAACAACCATGCATCCCTTCTTGGATTCCTCTTCAAAATTTGCAGCGTTTGACAATCAAAGGCGGGCAACTCAAGACGTTGTGGGAGAATCCCGTACAG GCACCCTCTCAGTTGAAGGAGCTGCAAATTTGTGAAACCTCTTTGATAGAGTTTCCAGATTTATTGGGAGTATCAAAAGATAGTTTAGAAAATAGAGGAAAGTCCAGTAGTGTCAAGACCCCGAAGACTGGCCTTGAGAAACTAGAGATCGGTGGTGAAAAATTTGTATCTAAGATATTAATCAGTGGAATCCACTATCACAGCCTTAAGTCAATCAAACTTCATGGAATGGAAAATCTTAAGGAATTGAATTTAATAAGGGTAAAAACATTAAATTGTCTTGATATTAAAAATTGTGCAAAACTCAAAAGATTGATAGgaacatccgatcttacaaatctTGTGCTATTAAACATTAATCAATGTCCAGACCTTGAGTTTGAGGACTTGCGTCTCATGGGTATGAAGTGTCTGGAGGGGATAACATTTGATAGAAATGTAAAGCTAAAATATTTTGAGTTGGGGGATTGTCAAAATTTGAAATCAATAGATTTTGGTTGTGAAGAGCTTGTAGAATTAACCATTCGGGGTTGTCCAGAGCTTGTGGAGTTGCCAGCTTTTTTAGGTCCTCGTTCCCTCGAGAGGATTATATTTGATGGATGTGGGAAACTTGAATGTCTTGAATTGAATGGATGTCAAATGTTGAGAAGTGTCTCAGGTAACTTCGACCTTAAAGCATTGTACATTTATGATTGTCCTGAGCTTGAGATGTTTCCAAGTCTTGCAAGACCGAGCTGCTTGCGGCAAATTGTGATCGACTCTTGTGAGAAGCTGCAGAACATATTGGGGATTGACGACTTGCGCGGATTAAGATTGATGAGACTTATTTATTGGAACAATGCAGTAATACGAGATCGCATTCATAAGTTGAAG AGTGTGCCATCAGTGGGAATGGATATGATAGGAAGAGCAGTGGATGGAGCGGAGTCAAGTTTCAATGAATATCTGTTTTCTGACGTTCATATTGACCTCAATGCGATCATTGAAATTGGCAGCCACGAAACTTTTCTCAAGTGGTCAGAATTGAGTGCGGTTATCGGATGCTTTCTGGTTGTGATTGATACCTCTATTTCAGAAGAGGGTATAAATAAATTACTTCCACTCTATGGCCCTAAGGCGCGTCAAGGAGAATGGATAATTACAATGGTGGCATGTGATATTTCGAGATACTATTATCTTCGGGCTATTGAAGGTATTTTGAGGAGGTATGGAATACTGAAGAAGGGGTTTGGGATAGAGGTGAAGAAAGGTGAAGAGTATAAAATTGTGGGTGTGTTACAAATCATTGTTGATAGGTTATATTATTTATGA